TTTCGACAGCCAGTGGTACAACGAGACAGGGGCGTTGTTCTTCAGGGATCGGCGAGTAGGTCCGCACCCGAGAAAAGAGTGGCTGGAGCAGATACTGCCGGAACCGGTGTCCGAGAAGGCGATGGGGAGCCGATTCTGGACCGGCGAGAGCTCGCATGAGCAAGAGTCTGGCCTAATTCTCGTAGACAAGTGGCGCCACTTTGTGAGCCTTCTTCTGGTCACCCGCCTCAACGGCCTCGAGAGATTCTCTGAGAACGGGGGCGCTGGTGTCTACGAGATGGTACATGGTACGAGAAGTCATTAATTCCATACGCTGTGCGCCCTTGGAGCATTGGGGAAGTCTAACCTTCGTTTATTAGGCGACAAGGAGACATtttggctgggctgggagctGGCCGGCGACGTGGACTATAGCTTCcaccccggcgccgtcgcgggcatGGGTGCTGCTCGAGTTGTTGTGCCAGAGCGCGGGAACCAGACCTCACAAGCCGACGAAGCGAAGCTTGATTACGACGTGTGCAAGCTCTGCTCGTCGCAACTGCTGCACATGGATGCGGATGGTATGCCCCTCTGGGTAAATGGCTGGATCCTAGGGAACAAGAATCAGGACCCCCAACACTGGGAGTACGGTGCGTGGCAGCACTacgccgtcgagccaccAACGAACTCCTCCCAAGGCGCCCTGGAATGGGAGCTGGGCCTAGACAACTACTGCTGCATCACGGTGGCTTGCCAGGGAAAGCGCAACTTTACCGAAGAGCAGCAGGCGATTTTGGCGGTTCTGATCAACAAGGCGATGGAGGTGGGCGCCAGCATCCGCGATAACCAGACGGATACAATCACTTGACGGCGCTGGGAAGACGGtcaagtatactgtaccatGTTTTCACGCCCGCCTGGTCCAATACGTCTCGGCCATGCGCTCGTCCGTGGCGCGGCATGTACATTTGCGATTTTTCTCGGTGGGCAACTATGAGGTACGTGTGGCAATTGTGGTGTATGGAGACAATGTTCTTGTTGGGTCGATTCAACGCCGAATTGTTACATGTGTCGTGCGAGGGTTCGCGAGATGGGTTGATTTGCGGCCTGGCGCCCTCATTGGTTTACCGCAGCAACTAAATAACGAGTCAGACTATATTCTGGGTAACAAAAGTCTTCTCATTCGAGATGGTGAGGCGTGGTGGCGGGTTGAATGATGGAAGTAGCCGTCGCACTCGGCACTTAGTAGAGATTGAAGGGCAGCGTGTTATTGCGTATCGTTCATGTTATAGCGGGGTCCACAGCGATTGAACTCATTGAGGATTCCGAACCCCGCGTTGTTGGGACTGGATCCCGGCTCGACACTCAAAGTGAGCCTCGGCCGAACTCACTGACCGTCTAACCCTACCTTGTCAAATCCCCATTCCATTCCATTCCTCAACCGCCGAGCAGTCCGCAGCATCCAGAGCATCGGAAGCGATCGTGAACCACGAATCCTTCTGTTGACCCCGACTCTGCTGTGAGCTTCGTAGAGCGACCATGGCCAAGGTTATCATCCTCATGGCCGACTACGGGCATGACCCGACAGGTGcgcatcctcatcgtcatcaacgGACCATCCGAAACTAATCGGATGTCGCGCAGAAACGGCCGTCCCATATGCGGCATTCAAAGACGCGGGGTTCGACGTCAGATTCGCGACTGAGAGCGGCAAGGCACCGGGCTGCGACAGCCGCATGCTCCAGGGCATCACGCAAAAGATTCTCGTAGGCGCTCACCATCGGCGCATCCAAACCAAACACACGGACTGATACTGATACGTGACGAATTTTCTTGACCAGGGCGCAACGCAGTCCACCATCCAGCTCTAcaacgccatggcctcgtcggctgAGTTCAAGAAGCCCCTCTCTTGGACCGCCTCCGGCTTCTCCCTCGCGCCGTACaacctcgtcttcctccccgGCGGACACGAAAAGTCCGTTCGCCAGATTATCGACTCGGCTGCGGTTCACACGCTGCTGCTAGACTACTTCCCGTCCACGGCAAAGTCAACGGCGAGCGACGGtaagaaggcggcggcggcagtcggTGCGATCTGCCACGGCGTCATGGTGCTGTcggaggcgcggcgccgggacggcgacggacggaGCGTGCTTCAcggggtgacgacgacgactctgCCGGCCAGGTTTGAGCAAATGGCGTTCTGGGGGACGAGGGCTTTCCTAGGGGATTACTACAAGACGTACGGAGCTGGGAGCGATGACGTGGAGGACTCGGTGAGTGTTGACCTTGGCTTGAGACATGGCATGTGTGAGAGACATGCTTACAATCTTGTGCACAGGTCCGGAAGGCGGTTGGTGATCCGTCGCACCTGAAAATCAGTCTCTCCCCGTCCCCGTATgtcgccacgacgcccacggaGGTGGCTTTTCTTTTGCTGACATAGTGGACAGGTTTGTAGTCGAGGACGAAAACTTCAACTACATCAGTGCTAGATTTCCCGGAGATGTGCCGCTCATGGCCGAGAGGATGGTCAAGCTGGTACAAGACCTAACAGCCGGAGAGTCTGGTACGTCTGGCTCGGCTTAGGTACGAATGATATTTTTTTTGGTGGTCACAGGGACCAGCACTGGGGCAAGTACTGCAGCATCACTGTGACGGATTGATGACGGAGTGCCAGCGATAGGGTATAACAGTTTGCGCAGTTGTACGGGCGATCTTGCAAATGTGCGGCAGGGGGTCGCTGAGGCGAGGAGCTTGACTCCTAAGGGGTTTGCCTCCTGCCTCGGCAGGAGCAATGTGTAAGTAACAAAATGCCGTGGGTGAATAATGCTATTGTTTGTTGCATGACGCCAAATTGTCGCCTTGCGACGATCTTTCCCTGGCCATGTGGTGTCGAGGAACGGCATTGCAGGGCACGTGGCGGCGTGCTACTCTGTTGTTGTCACGATGACGTTGAGGCGACGCACACAACGCCTCAGACAATGGTACGCCACACGTTAGAATCCCGCCCAGGGATTGTGTTTATTGCCGAATTGAGTAACAATGTCAAGAGGGAGATCGGGGCATGCAGGTGTAaatgggcgacgacgtgtgAAAGACTGGTGTAAGTGGCGAACCCGACAACATCATCATGACCGTAAAGTGCAACGCGCGGAGTCGCGATTCCAGATCGTGGCGCACAGAAGCCTGATTTGAGCGGGCTTCGGCATCGAGTGCCGCACCGTTCGGAACACGTCGCCCGTGAAAGGCTCGATCGGGGTACTTATAAGCATCCGCACTCTGCAAGATAGGACGGTGTTCGCAACATCACAACCACCATATACCCGAATACAACCTAGCACACGCTGCAACAAACACCATCATGAGTCCTCTTGGAAACAAAACCAGCAAGAACAATCCCTACGGCACGCCCACCATTCCGGGGGCTGCCGGGCCACACGTCGGCATGGGACCCGATGCTCACCTCCCCGGTCCGGCGCCTCACACGGCAGGTCCGCATCGACATGACCTCCTTAACAAGCTCGACCCGACGGTCGACAGCCagtccggcggcgcgcaggtccTGGGACCCGGCGTCCAAGGCACCGGCCGACAAGCTGCCGTTGCGCAGCCGGTCCCTCCGacagccaccgccgcggccggagGAGGGATGCCGCCGGGCAATCACGCCGTGAGCGGCGTCGGAGGCAACTACACGcacggcccgccgcagcacaACTCCCGTCTGGCCAACACGCTAGACCCGCGTATCGACGCGACCGTGGCCAACGGCCAGGtgaccacggcggcggcggctcccgcccccggcacggcggctCCGGGGTTCGCACCGGGACAGAACGCGGGCGCCCTTGGAGGCGTCCCGGAGGGCACGTATGGCCCGCACCGCACGCGAGCGGGCAACGCGCTGGACCCCACCGTCGACTCGGACCTCGACAGGACGCCGCGCGGCATGGCGCAGCAGGGGGGAGGCGCGTACGGCGCCACGGgagcggtggcgggcggcggccgcgtgaGGGACGAGAGGCTCCCGGGTCCGGCCCCGCACACGGCCGGGCCGCACCGGTCTGACCTGATGAATAAGCTGGACCCCAAGGTGAACAGCAAGATGGAGGgcgtgccggcgcggcagtACAGGTGATGGAGAGCGAGACGAGACAGAGGAGGAGCAATGGGGCTGGTGAGGATATGTTGAGAAATGATGATGGCAAGATTTGGCTAACGGCACAGAGGCGGGTGGTCCGATTCCAGTAGCTTACAATACCCCTCATACCTACGACTGTACTTGGGTAAATTGGCCATTTCTCGTTTCATTCGCTGGTGTGATCTATGGGAGCGACTtggcttgcctgcctcgcTGGTGAGCGAACATTTTAACAACATACCAACTTACAGGTCTGGGGAGCAGGAAGAGGGGAAGGGACCATAGCCCACTGAGGAGGCCAAACTATAGCGGCGGCTGTGGAGCTCGTCCCCGCtaaggccctgctcggcacgCGCGGTTAGTGTAACCGCGATTTTGAAAAGTGACATTGGGACCCGCTTTCCGGCTTGGCCAGGGTTCCAAGCTAATGTACCGTATTATACAGCAGTTTTCCGACGCCCGGgcacctgcagcaggccgtAGGGCTCTCTCCCCCCATGCGATACACCGAATTGGAACCGGTTGGATCCAAACCCAATC
Above is a genomic segment from Purpureocillium takamizusanense chromosome 2, complete sequence containing:
- a CDS encoding uncharacterized protein (EggNog:ENOG503P0QS~CAZy:GT71~COG:G); this encodes MYLGDADLSQDNRDRLEALSAVTTRNMAQMTGHTGMELNSYASKPFSILLSSFREALFIDADCFFFQNPAALFDSQWYNETGALFFRDRRVGPHPRKEWLEQILPEPVSEKAMGSRFWTGESSHEQESGLILVDKWRHFVSLLLVTRLNGLERFSENGGAGVYEMVHGDKETFWLGWELAGDVDYSFHPGAVAGMGAARVVVPERGNQTSQADEAKLDYDVCKLCSSQLLHMDADGMPLWVNGWILGNKNQDPQHWEYGAWQHYAVEPPTNSSQGALEWELGLDNYCCITVACQGKRNFTEEQQAILAVLINKAMEVGASIRDNQTDTIT
- a CDS encoding uncharacterized protein (COG:S~EggNog:ENOG503P2AS), giving the protein MAKVIILMADYGHDPTETAVPYAAFKDAGFDVRFATESGKAPGCDSRMLQGITQKILGATQSTIQLYNAMASSAEFKKPLSWTASGFSLAPYNLVFLPGGHEKSVRQIIDSAAVHTLLLDYFPSTAKSTASDGKKAAAAVGAICHGVMVLSEARRRDGDGRSVLHGVTTTTLPARFEQMAFWGTRAFLGDYYKTYGAGSDDVEDSVRKAVGDPSHLKISLSPSPFVVEDENFNYISARFPGDVPLMAERMVKLVQDLTAGESGTSGSA
- a CDS encoding uncharacterized protein (EggNog:ENOG503PTB2), encoding MSPLGNKTSKNNPYGTPTIPGAAGPHVGMGPDAHLPGPAPHTAGPHRHDLLNKLDPTVDSQSGGAQVLGPGVQGTGRQAAVAQPVPPTATAAAGGGMPPGNHAVSGVGGNYTHGPPQHNSRLANTLDPRIDATVANGQVTTAAAAPAPGTAAPGFAPGQNAGALGGVPEGTYGPHRTRAGNALDPTVDSDLDRTPRGMAQQGGGAYGATGAVAGGGRVRDERLPGPAPHTAGPHRSDLMNKLDPKVNSKMEGVPARQYR